Proteins co-encoded in one bacterium genomic window:
- the csrA gene encoding carbon storage regulator CsrA, translated as MLVLTRRHGESVRIGPDVRVTVVASNGGQVRIAIDAPEEVGIFREEIFERVASANVEAASMSKAMLDELPKGEAARAMDWEGATDE; from the coding sequence ATGCTGGTACTCACGAGAAGGCACGGCGAGAGCGTTCGGATCGGTCCGGACGTGCGCGTGACCGTTGTGGCTTCGAACGGAGGGCAGGTCCGCATCGCGATCGATGCCCCCGAAGAAGTCGGGATCTTCCGCGAGGAGATCTTCGAACGCGTGGCGTCGGCGAACGTCGAAGCCGCGTCGATGAGCAAGGCGATGCTCGACGAGCTGCCCAAGGGCGAGGCCGCGCGGGCGATGGACTGGGAAGGAGCGACCGATGAGTGA
- the flgK gene encoding flagellar hook-associated protein FlgK, protein MAGLFDALETATRGITVVQRSMATTGHNIANVNTPGYSRQRSVLVAGTPQPDAAGAIGSGVEQLTVERIVDQFVNTRLISETSRYAETDADASLYREIEAIVNDQLTEGLSDELASFFDSMAGLEGAIEEGQQVARGQVLASAESFVDTVHRWDSQLRTLQRDTDRGIVGLIPEINSLASEIAELNGRIAEAETLAPANDLRDRQDALVLQLAEKIEIKTIATEDGSVSIRLAGGLSLVDRRVAGQLEAVVDPTNPNPLDSTYSQVYYTGAGSSFDVTNQISGGELGSAINAREQVIAGAIAELDAFVYTLVDRFNAVHQDGVGLVDDTRNDFFQDMSARPTIDGAARDLRISDAIDPDRGGSTDNIAAGDRANIDPLDPPLRGRIGDASWARELGGIRNERVTGYLAGDVPGAPTGSSAGIAANLINLTGEIGQRARTANRALEQQEALLQSVQDRRDSISSVSIDEEVAQLVKLQSNFQANARVVRTVSEMIQDLFDVI, encoded by the coding sequence ATGGCAGGACTCTTCGACGCACTCGAGACCGCGACCCGTGGGATCACCGTCGTCCAGCGAAGCATGGCGACGACCGGTCACAACATCGCGAACGTCAACACGCCGGGCTACTCGCGACAGCGATCCGTTCTGGTGGCAGGTACGCCGCAGCCCGACGCGGCCGGAGCGATCGGCTCCGGCGTCGAGCAGCTCACGGTAGAGCGGATCGTCGATCAGTTCGTCAACACACGGCTCATCAGCGAGACGTCCCGGTACGCCGAGACCGACGCGGACGCGTCCCTGTATCGCGAGATCGAAGCGATCGTCAACGATCAGCTGACGGAAGGCCTGAGTGACGAGCTGGCGTCGTTCTTCGACTCCATGGCCGGCCTCGAGGGTGCGATCGAGGAGGGGCAGCAGGTCGCTCGCGGCCAGGTCCTGGCGTCGGCCGAGTCCTTCGTCGACACGGTCCATCGCTGGGACAGCCAGCTGCGAACGCTCCAGCGGGACACGGACCGGGGCATCGTCGGTCTGATCCCCGAGATCAATTCCCTCGCGAGCGAGATCGCGGAGTTGAACGGACGGATCGCCGAGGCGGAGACCCTCGCGCCCGCGAACGACCTGCGGGACCGACAGGACGCGTTGGTCCTCCAGCTCGCAGAGAAGATCGAGATCAAGACGATCGCTACCGAAGACGGGTCGGTCTCCATCCGACTGGCGGGTGGCCTCTCCCTGGTGGACCGGCGGGTCGCGGGGCAGCTCGAAGCCGTCGTCGACCCCACGAATCCGAATCCGCTCGATTCGACGTACTCGCAGGTCTACTACACCGGGGCCGGCAGCAGCTTCGACGTGACGAACCAGATCAGCGGCGGCGAGCTCGGCTCGGCCATCAACGCCCGGGAGCAGGTGATCGCCGGCGCGATCGCGGAGCTCGATGCGTTCGTCTATACGCTGGTCGATCGATTCAACGCTGTGCATCAGGACGGCGTGGGGCTGGTCGACGACACGCGGAACGACTTCTTCCAGGACATGAGCGCGCGCCCGACCATCGACGGGGCCGCACGGGATCTCCGGATCTCGGACGCGATCGATCCCGATCGGGGCGGTTCGACGGACAACATCGCTGCCGGTGACCGCGCGAACATCGATCCGCTCGATCCGCCGCTTCGGGGGCGAATCGGCGACGCGAGCTGGGCGCGCGAGCTGGGTGGAATCAGGAACGAGCGCGTGACCGGCTATCTCGCGGGCGACGTTCCGGGCGCGCCGACGGGCAGCTCGGCGGGCATCGCGGCGAATCTGATCAACCTGACCGGCGAGATCGGACAGCGGGCCCGTACCGCGAATCGTGCCCTCGAACAGCAGGAAGCGCTCCTCCAGTCCGTGCAGGACCGGCGCGACTCGATCTCGAGCGTCTCGATCGACGAGGAGGTCGCTCAGCTCGTCAAGCTGCAGTCGAACTTCCAGGCCAACGCGCGCGTCGTGCGGACGGTCAGCGAGATGATCCAGGACCTCTTCGACGTTATCTAA
- the flgL gene encoding flagellar hook-associated protein FlgL — MRITQSTLARLGLAQLNDQRSRLARTQEQAATGLRINRPSDDPVDYRKVLFLKDASSQTSTYLRSIDLARVRLRATESALDGAEEVMSRAGALAVGAASSTNQNPGAAAALKTEVAQLFDEVLSYANVRAPGGGYVFSGLDSASPAFTRAGDFGPGVTPTVTFTGEASAIEVEIDDGVLIEVTRDGQAAFQGANDAFAALSRLWTGIDEGDVDEIRGAITDIESAREHLTQERTVLGGSDSKADSFEERLRLQEQNIATQVSFLEDADAFEVYSSLTAQETALQAALQVNARLLQPTLLDYI, encoded by the coding sequence ATGCGAATCACTCAATCGACGCTCGCCCGACTCGGGCTCGCTCAGCTGAACGATCAGCGGAGCCGACTCGCGCGCACGCAGGAGCAGGCCGCGACGGGTCTTCGCATCAACCGTCCGTCCGACGATCCCGTCGACTATCGCAAGGTCCTCTTCCTGAAGGATGCGTCGAGCCAGACCTCGACCTACCTCCGGAGCATCGACCTGGCGAGGGTCCGCCTGCGCGCGACCGAGTCGGCGCTCGACGGTGCCGAAGAAGTGATGAGCCGCGCGGGGGCCCTGGCCGTGGGCGCCGCCAGCTCGACGAATCAGAATCCCGGTGCCGCGGCGGCGCTCAAGACGGAGGTCGCGCAGCTCTTCGACGAAGTATTGAGCTACGCGAACGTGCGGGCGCCCGGTGGCGGTTACGTCTTCTCGGGTCTGGACTCGGCCTCTCCGGCCTTCACGCGGGCCGGCGATTTCGGACCGGGCGTGACCCCGACGGTGACCTTCACCGGCGAGGCGAGTGCGATCGAGGTCGAGATCGACGACGGCGTCCTGATCGAAGTCACCCGTGACGGACAGGCCGCGTTCCAGGGGGCGAACGATGCCTTCGCGGCGCTGTCTCGACTCTGGACGGGAATCGACGAGGGGGACGTGGACGAGATCCGTGGTGCGATCACGGACATCGAATCGGCTCGCGAACACCTGACTCAGGAGCGAACCGTGCTCGGTGGCTCGGACTCGAAAGCCGATTCCTTCGAAGAACGTTTGAGGCTCCAGGAGCAGAACATCGCGACGCAGGTGTCTTTCCTCGAGGACGCCGACGCCTTCGAGGTCTACTCGAGCCTGACTGCGCAGGAGACGGCGCTGCAGGCGGCGCTCCAGGTGAACGCCCGACTGCTGCAGCCGACGCTGCTCGACTACATCTAG
- a CDS encoding flagellar basal body P-ring protein FlgI — protein MRVCRVEDRIRRGLRVILALVVLFALGTPTADAARLKDMASVKGVRSNQIIGYGLVVGLRGTGDKAGARFTTQSLRSLLSKMGIALDPNAIRVANVAAVMVTADLPPFARTGTEIDAVVSSIGDAQSLEGGMLLMTPLLGNDGEIYAIAQGAVAVGGFSVEGGGAAVSQNHPTVGTLVGGATVEREVAYSLVGREQFEISLHNPDFTTARRTASRINEAFDARVAAARDSGTLDLTIPTAYRDDVVGFLARVETLDVVPDKAARIILNERTGTIVMGDRVRVSTVAVSHGNLTVIVNRTNQVSQPAPFGRGETTRLQNTEIEAFEEQAQLSVIEDTVTIGELVRALNAMGTTPTDLISIIQAIKASGALAADVEMM, from the coding sequence ATGCGCGTCTGTCGTGTAGAGGACCGGATTCGTCGCGGCCTGCGGGTGATCCTCGCGCTGGTCGTGCTCTTCGCTCTGGGAACCCCGACCGCCGACGCAGCGCGGCTCAAGGACATGGCTTCGGTCAAGGGCGTGCGATCGAACCAGATCATCGGCTACGGCCTCGTCGTCGGCCTGCGCGGCACCGGAGACAAGGCCGGCGCGCGCTTCACGACCCAGTCCCTCCGCAGCCTGCTCTCGAAGATGGGCATCGCCCTCGACCCGAACGCGATCCGCGTGGCGAACGTCGCGGCGGTCATGGTGACCGCCGACCTCCCGCCCTTCGCGCGGACCGGGACCGAGATCGACGCGGTCGTCTCCTCGATTGGCGATGCGCAGAGCCTCGAGGGTGGGATGCTCCTGATGACCCCGCTCCTCGGCAACGACGGCGAGATCTATGCGATCGCCCAGGGTGCCGTGGCGGTGGGCGGCTTCTCGGTCGAAGGGGGTGGCGCGGCCGTCTCCCAGAACCATCCGACGGTGGGCACCCTCGTGGGGGGCGCGACCGTCGAGCGGGAGGTGGCGTACAGCCTCGTAGGCCGCGAGCAGTTCGAGATCTCGCTCCATAATCCGGACTTCACGACGGCGCGCAGGACGGCGAGTCGCATCAACGAGGCGTTCGACGCCCGGGTGGCCGCAGCGCGCGACTCGGGGACGCTCGACCTCACGATTCCGACTGCGTACCGCGACGACGTGGTGGGCTTCCTCGCACGGGTCGAGACCCTCGACGTGGTCCCGGACAAGGCGGCACGCATCATCCTGAACGAGCGGACCGGCACCATCGTGATGGGCGATCGCGTACGCGTCTCCACCGTCGCGGTCTCCCACGGCAACCTGACGGTGATCGTGAACCGGACCAATCAGGTGTCCCAGCCCGCGCCCTTCGGCCGCGGCGAGACGACCCGACTCCAGAACACCGAGATCGAGGCCTTCGAGGAGCAGGCACAGCTGAGCGTGATCGAAGACACGGTCACGATCGGCGAGCTCGTCCGCGCCCTGAACGCGATGGGCACGACGCCCACGGATCTGATCTCGATCATCCAGGCGATCAAGGCGAGCGGCGCGCTCGCCGCCGACGTGGAGATGATGTGA
- a CDS encoding OmpA family protein produces the protein MRGEHRRRELAPSSEGTSGRDRWLLSYADFMTLLLALFVVLYASARAEEDRDASLFEGLQAAFVFDQDSPSPVPTSGQAPGAEAANAEALAPVPVLMQLEEDLVDVVERTPREPGDEPGVSLHRTERGLIIRLASTEFFPAGGVEIPAARRSALGAMAPVLASTTASLQFEGHSDDQPVADGPFPSNWELSAARAAAVARLFIDDHAIAPGRISVVGHAAQRPIADNADPANRARNRRVDIVVLEDGELIASGEADGTRDALDELLEELPPLPDEADQTLRPAPAGPPPEDIPLP, from the coding sequence AGAGGGGAGCACCGTCGAAGGGAGCTCGCCCCGAGCAGCGAGGGTACGAGCGGTCGCGACCGCTGGCTGCTCTCGTACGCGGACTTCATGACGCTCCTCCTCGCGCTCTTCGTCGTGCTCTATGCGAGCGCACGAGCGGAGGAGGACCGCGACGCCAGCCTCTTCGAGGGCCTGCAGGCCGCCTTCGTCTTCGACCAGGACTCGCCGTCCCCCGTCCCGACGAGCGGCCAGGCCCCCGGCGCCGAAGCGGCGAATGCGGAAGCTCTCGCCCCGGTTCCCGTCCTGATGCAGCTCGAGGAGGACCTCGTCGACGTCGTCGAGCGGACCCCCCGCGAGCCCGGGGACGAGCCCGGCGTCTCGCTCCACCGGACGGAACGGGGCCTGATCATCCGCCTCGCTTCGACCGAGTTCTTCCCAGCCGGCGGCGTCGAGATTCCAGCCGCCCGCCGGTCCGCGCTCGGGGCCATGGCGCCCGTCCTCGCCTCGACGACGGCTTCGCTGCAGTTCGAGGGTCACTCCGACGACCAGCCCGTCGCCGACGGCCCCTTCCCCTCCAACTGGGAGCTCTCCGCGGCGCGGGCGGCCGCCGTCGCGCGCCTCTTCATCGACGACCACGCCATCGCGCCGGGGCGGATCAGCGTGGTCGGACACGCGGCCCAGCGACCGATCGCCGACAATGCCGATCCCGCCAATCGCGCCCGCAACCGTCGCGTCGACATCGTCGTCCTCGAAGACGGCGAGCTCATCGCGAGCGGCGAAGCGGACGGCACCCGCGACGCCCTCGACGAGTTGCTCGAGGAACTCCCGCCGCTTCCGGACGAAGCGGACCAGACGCTCCGGCCGGCGCCCGCCGGGCCGCCGCCGGAAGACATCCCGCTCCCCTGA
- the fliW gene encoding flagellar assembly protein FliW — MSDVIRFESRRVGLVEVPEADVLTFEPLPGFPGKTRYILMEHAPDSALAWLVSLEDPDLAFVVTSPWTFFPQYDPPVEREHLAMLGIERRDDVELLCIVTLSNKEIFLNLAAPLLVNGATRKGTQVVSDDPRYTTRAPLPELRPVESEANADGANEVSASSQAPPAR; from the coding sequence ATGAGTGACGTGATCCGTTTCGAGAGTCGAAGGGTTGGACTCGTCGAGGTGCCGGAGGCGGACGTCCTGACGTTCGAGCCGCTGCCCGGGTTCCCCGGAAAGACCCGCTACATCCTGATGGAGCACGCGCCGGATTCTGCGTTGGCCTGGCTGGTCAGCCTCGAGGATCCGGACCTGGCCTTCGTCGTGACGTCTCCGTGGACGTTCTTCCCGCAGTACGATCCGCCGGTCGAACGCGAGCACCTCGCGATGCTCGGCATCGAACGCCGGGACGACGTCGAGCTGCTCTGCATCGTGACGCTCTCCAACAAGGAGATCTTCCTCAACCTGGCGGCGCCGCTGCTGGTCAACGGCGCGACCCGCAAGGGAACACAGGTCGTGAGCGACGATCCCCGGTACACGACCCGCGCGCCGCTCCCCGAGCTGCGTCCGGTGGAGTCCGAGGCGAATGCCGACGGCGCGAACGAGGTGAGCGCGTCTTCCCAGGCTCCGCCCGCGCGCTGA
- a CDS encoding rod-binding protein — MDGITAPPLPTVNSLGKTPAGKMDEKTALKSFEAYIVGEMLRRAAPKSEGGLFDGGQAGRMYQDHLYQEYARLIAEDGRFGLAEQLEGQLTDAREDAADPDEDGTTEEAAR, encoded by the coding sequence ATGGACGGAATCACGGCGCCGCCGCTGCCGACGGTGAACAGCCTCGGCAAGACGCCGGCGGGAAAGATGGACGAGAAGACCGCGCTCAAGTCCTTCGAGGCGTACATCGTGGGGGAGATGCTCCGCCGCGCCGCGCCGAAGAGCGAGGGGGGACTCTTCGACGGCGGGCAGGCCGGCCGCATGTACCAGGACCATCTCTATCAGGAATACGCGCGGCTGATCGCCGAGGACGGTCGATTCGGTCTCGCAGAGCAGCTCGAAGGCCAGCTCACCGACGCGCGGGAAGACGCCGCCGATCCGGACGAGGACGGCACGACGGAGGAGGCGGCGCGATGA
- a CDS encoding flagellar protein FlgN, which yields MSSVSKPDDRTASSIRELVTRLEVVVEAEEETYRRFKQVLRREEDELITLDPRDLERTTAEKEALGAEARLHGESRVELTRALASVLGETPAEARLSELLPKLGDVANGLVDRQARLRALMDSTRALLAANEDFANRTLGRVQDTLRMLGQAIPEAEGYGPGRSSESSAGRGRLVRAAI from the coding sequence ATGAGCTCGGTGTCGAAGCCCGACGATCGGACGGCGAGCTCGATTCGCGAGCTGGTGACGCGACTCGAGGTCGTCGTCGAGGCGGAAGAGGAGACCTATCGCCGGTTCAAGCAGGTCCTGCGTCGTGAAGAGGACGAGCTGATCACGCTCGACCCCCGCGACCTCGAGCGGACCACGGCCGAGAAGGAGGCGCTCGGAGCGGAGGCCCGGCTGCACGGGGAATCCCGGGTGGAGCTGACCCGCGCCCTGGCGAGCGTCCTCGGGGAGACGCCCGCGGAAGCGCGCCTCTCCGAGCTCTTGCCGAAGCTGGGGGACGTGGCGAACGGGCTGGTGGATCGCCAGGCGCGGCTGCGCGCACTGATGGATTCGACGCGCGCGCTCCTCGCCGCGAACGAGGACTTCGCGAACCGGACCCTGGGTCGCGTGCAGGACACGCTGCGCATGCTCGGTCAGGCGATCCCCGAAGCCGAGGGCTACGGCCCCGGCCGATCCTCGGAATCGTCCGCCGGTCGCGGACGCCTCGTTCGCGCGGCGATCTGA